The following coding sequences lie in one Myxococcus xanthus genomic window:
- the gltB gene encoding glutamate synthase large subunit, with amino-acid sequence MSAFRPGRYGLYEPDTEHDACGVGFVAHLRGERSRGIVEDALELLNRLSHRAAAGRDPRTGDGAGILVQLPHRFFERESPKLPFALPPRRHYGVGQVFLPPEPEARAACEAAFEEVVIQEGQRVLGWRDVPVNPEHLGPVAREAAPVIRQLFVARRRMVPSAFERKLYRIRKLTENLIQARGVDPKGRFHVASLSSETLVYKGLMLPVDLPRFYSDLQQPDFVSALGLVHSRFSTNTFPTWELAQPFRFIAHNGEINTMRGNRNWMTARRGLLQTARLGGSLEALQPIIVPGKSDSAQFDNMVELLYLGGRTLPHALMMMIPEAWEGDALMSDERRAFYEYSSALLEPWDGPAAIAFTDGQLIGATLDRNGLRPARYLVTEDDRIILASEMGVIDVPPSQVRRKGRLTPGRMLLVDTTEGRILEDEDVKRDITTRWPYRRWLQRNVYTFDNLPAVAAPVRLRGEELWRAQRAFGYTAEDVRSVLTPMAETGKEPVGSMGTDTPLAVLSDQAPSLFSYFHQLFAQVTNPPIDPLRESLVMTLATALGPESNTFEETPEQCHRLSLPGPILTNGQLARLAAINDEGLFETRRLSLLYALDGGEGALEAAVEKLCNEAVDAVDAGASILLLSDRGVDAAHAAIPALLAMSAVHQRLVRDGIRMYTGLLLETAEAREVHHFACLFAYGAAAVNPYLALDTLRALADNGELAVDAEKAQDRFIHAVEEGLLKVMSKMGISTLQSYRGAQLFEAVGLQRSLVERHFTDTASRVEGVGLPELGREVAERHARGFGAEADVEAGMLPVGGQYRWRRLGERHKWNPATIAKLQAAVRANDAATFAEYSRLADDETREHSNLRGLLEIAHEGRTPVPLDEVEPALAIARRFVTGAMSFGSISAEAHETLAIAMNRLGGRSNSGEGGEESRRYTRDENGDLRRSAIKQVASARFGVTTEYLVNADELQIKVAQGAKPGEGGQLPGHKVDERIARVRWSTPGVTLISPPPHHDIYSIEDLAQLIYDLQSVNPAARVSVKLVSEVGVGTIAAGVAKAGASCVVISGYEGGTGASPLSSIQHAGLPWELGLAETQQVLVHNGLRSRIRVQADGGMRTARDVLVAALLGAEEFGMATASLVAVGCIMLRKCHLNTCSAGIATQDPGLRERFQGKPEDVVNFFLLIAEDLRQRMAALGARTLEELVGRVDLLRQRPAVDHWKAKRVDLSGLLAAPAAPDSEPRHCTEPRIKDVSDHLDHALLRDASAVLNGGPPMLLNVPVANTHRAVGALLSGEIARRHGGQGLPDGRLHVRMKGSAGQSFGAFVVKGVTLELEGDANDYVGKGLSGGRIIVYPPQASRFTAEENVLVGNTALYGATAGEVYLRGLAGERFAVRNSGAQAVVEGVGDHGCEYMTGGAVVVLGPTGRNFAAGMSGGIAYVLDREQSFRQRCNLEMVELESLVDESEIWLVHGMVERHLHHTGSGLARRVLDNWELMVPRFVKVMPTDYKRVLQARRAARRPPESTSAALPQSAAGRA; translated from the coding sequence ATGTCGGCATTCCGCCCCGGCCGGTACGGCCTGTATGAGCCAGACACCGAGCATGACGCCTGCGGCGTGGGATTCGTCGCCCACCTGAGGGGTGAACGCTCGCGAGGCATCGTCGAGGACGCCCTGGAGCTCCTCAACCGGCTCAGCCACCGGGCGGCCGCGGGCAGGGACCCACGAACCGGCGACGGCGCCGGCATCCTGGTGCAGCTCCCCCACCGCTTCTTCGAGCGCGAGTCCCCAAAGCTGCCCTTCGCCCTCCCCCCGCGCCGGCACTATGGCGTGGGCCAGGTGTTCCTCCCGCCGGAGCCCGAGGCCCGGGCCGCCTGTGAGGCCGCCTTCGAGGAAGTCGTCATACAAGAGGGCCAGCGCGTGCTCGGCTGGCGCGACGTGCCCGTGAACCCGGAGCACCTGGGCCCCGTGGCTCGTGAGGCCGCCCCCGTCATCCGCCAGCTCTTCGTGGCGCGCCGGCGAATGGTCCCCAGCGCCTTCGAGCGGAAGCTGTACCGCATCCGCAAGCTGACGGAGAACCTCATCCAGGCGCGCGGCGTGGACCCCAAGGGCCGCTTCCACGTGGCGTCGCTGTCGTCGGAGACGCTCGTCTACAAGGGTCTGATGTTGCCGGTGGACCTGCCGCGCTTCTATTCCGATTTGCAGCAGCCTGACTTCGTGAGCGCGCTGGGCCTGGTCCACTCGCGCTTCTCCACGAACACCTTCCCCACGTGGGAGCTGGCGCAGCCGTTCCGCTTCATCGCGCACAACGGTGAAATCAACACCATGCGCGGCAACCGGAACTGGATGACCGCGCGGCGTGGCCTGCTCCAGACGGCGCGCCTGGGCGGCAGCCTGGAGGCGCTCCAGCCCATCATCGTCCCGGGCAAGAGCGACTCGGCGCAGTTCGACAACATGGTGGAGCTGCTCTACCTGGGCGGCCGCACCCTGCCCCACGCGCTGATGATGATGATTCCGGAGGCGTGGGAGGGCGACGCGCTGATGTCCGACGAGCGGCGCGCCTTCTATGAATACTCCTCCGCGCTGCTGGAGCCCTGGGACGGACCGGCGGCCATCGCCTTCACGGACGGGCAGCTCATCGGCGCCACGTTGGATCGCAACGGCCTGCGGCCCGCGCGCTACCTCGTCACAGAGGACGACCGCATCATCCTCGCCTCGGAGATGGGCGTCATCGACGTGCCGCCCTCGCAGGTCCGCCGTAAGGGCCGCCTGACGCCGGGCCGCATGCTGCTGGTGGACACCACCGAAGGACGCATCCTGGAGGACGAGGACGTCAAGCGCGACATCACCACGCGCTGGCCCTACCGCCGCTGGCTCCAGCGCAACGTCTACACCTTCGACAACCTCCCCGCCGTCGCCGCCCCGGTGCGGCTGCGCGGCGAGGAGCTGTGGCGGGCCCAGCGCGCCTTCGGCTACACCGCCGAGGACGTGCGCTCGGTGCTCACGCCCATGGCGGAGACGGGCAAGGAGCCGGTGGGCTCCATGGGCACGGACACGCCGCTGGCGGTGCTCAGTGACCAGGCCCCCAGCCTCTTCTCCTACTTCCACCAGCTCTTCGCGCAGGTGACCAACCCGCCCATCGACCCGCTGCGCGAGTCGCTGGTGATGACGCTGGCCACCGCGCTGGGCCCGGAGAGCAACACCTTCGAGGAGACGCCGGAGCAGTGCCACCGGCTGTCCCTCCCCGGCCCCATCCTCACCAACGGGCAGCTCGCGCGGCTGGCGGCCATCAACGACGAGGGCCTGTTCGAGACGCGCCGCCTGTCGCTCCTCTACGCCCTGGACGGCGGCGAAGGCGCGCTCGAGGCGGCGGTGGAGAAGCTCTGCAACGAGGCCGTGGACGCGGTGGACGCCGGCGCCAGCATCCTGCTCTTGAGCGACCGCGGCGTGGACGCGGCGCACGCGGCCATCCCCGCGCTGCTGGCCATGTCCGCGGTGCACCAGCGGCTCGTCCGTGACGGCATCCGCATGTACACCGGCCTGCTGCTGGAGACGGCGGAGGCGCGCGAGGTGCACCACTTCGCCTGCCTGTTCGCCTACGGCGCCGCGGCGGTGAACCCGTACCTGGCGTTGGACACGCTCCGGGCCCTGGCGGACAACGGCGAGCTGGCCGTGGACGCGGAGAAGGCGCAGGACCGCTTCATCCACGCCGTGGAGGAAGGCCTGCTCAAGGTGATGTCGAAGATGGGCATCTCCACGCTCCAGTCCTACCGCGGCGCGCAGCTCTTCGAGGCCGTGGGGCTCCAGCGCTCGCTGGTGGAGCGGCACTTCACCGACACGGCGTCGCGCGTGGAGGGGGTGGGCCTGCCGGAGCTGGGGCGCGAAGTGGCGGAGCGCCACGCCCGGGGCTTTGGCGCGGAAGCGGACGTGGAGGCCGGCATGCTGCCCGTGGGCGGCCAGTACCGCTGGCGCCGTCTGGGCGAGCGGCACAAGTGGAACCCGGCCACCATCGCCAAGCTCCAGGCGGCGGTGCGCGCGAACGACGCCGCCACCTTCGCGGAGTACTCGCGGCTGGCGGACGACGAGACGCGCGAGCACAGCAACCTGCGCGGCCTGCTCGAAATCGCCCACGAGGGCCGCACGCCGGTGCCGCTGGATGAAGTGGAGCCGGCGCTCGCCATTGCCCGGCGCTTCGTCACCGGCGCCATGTCCTTCGGCTCCATCAGCGCGGAGGCGCACGAGACGCTGGCCATCGCGATGAACCGGCTGGGCGGGCGCTCCAACAGCGGCGAGGGCGGCGAGGAGTCGCGGCGCTACACCCGCGACGAGAACGGCGACCTGCGCCGCAGCGCCATCAAGCAGGTGGCCAGCGCGCGCTTCGGCGTCACCACGGAGTACCTGGTCAACGCGGACGAGCTCCAAATCAAGGTGGCCCAGGGTGCCAAGCCCGGCGAGGGCGGCCAGCTGCCCGGCCACAAGGTGGATGAGCGGATTGCCCGCGTGCGCTGGTCCACGCCGGGCGTGACGCTCATCTCTCCGCCGCCGCACCACGACATCTACTCCATCGAGGACCTGGCCCAGCTCATCTACGACCTCCAGTCGGTGAATCCGGCCGCGCGGGTCAGCGTGAAGCTGGTGAGCGAGGTGGGCGTGGGCACCATCGCCGCGGGCGTGGCCAAGGCCGGCGCCAGCTGCGTGGTCATCTCTGGCTACGAGGGCGGCACGGGCGCCTCGCCGCTGTCCAGCATCCAGCACGCGGGCCTGCCCTGGGAGCTGGGGCTGGCGGAGACGCAGCAGGTGCTGGTGCACAACGGGCTGCGCTCGCGCATCCGCGTGCAGGCGGACGGCGGCATGCGCACCGCGCGCGACGTGCTGGTGGCCGCGCTCCTGGGCGCCGAGGAGTTCGGCATGGCCACCGCCAGCCTGGTGGCCGTGGGCTGTATCATGCTGCGCAAGTGCCACCTCAACACCTGTTCGGCGGGCATCGCCACGCAGGACCCGGGGCTGCGCGAGCGCTTCCAGGGCAAGCCCGAGGACGTGGTGAACTTCTTCCTCCTCATCGCGGAGGACCTGCGCCAGCGGATGGCCGCGCTGGGCGCCCGCACCCTGGAGGAGTTGGTGGGCCGCGTGGACCTGCTGCGGCAGCGTCCGGCGGTGGACCATTGGAAGGCGAAGCGCGTGGACCTGTCCGGGCTGCTGGCAGCGCCGGCCGCGCCGGACAGCGAGCCGCGCCACTGCACCGAGCCGCGCATCAAGGACGTGTCCGACCACCTGGACCACGCGCTGCTGCGCGACGCCAGCGCGGTGCTGAACGGCGGGCCGCCCATGCTGCTCAACGTGCCGGTGGCCAACACGCACCGCGCCGTTGGCGCCCTGCTGTCGGGTGAGATTGCCCGCCGTCACGGGGGCCAGGGCTTGCCGGATGGCCGGCTCCACGTGCGGATGAAGGGCTCCGCGGGCCAGAGCTTCGGCGCCTTCGTGGTGAAGGGCGTGACGCTGGAGCTGGAGGGCGACGCCAACGACTACGTGGGCAAGGGCCTTTCCGGTGGGCGCATCATCGTCTACCCGCCGCAGGCCAGCCGCTTCACCGCCGAGGAGAACGTGCTGGTGGGCAACACCGCGCTCTACGGCGCCACGGCCGGCGAGGTGTACCTGCGGGGGCTCGCGGGTGAGCGCTTCGCGGTACGCAACAGCGGCGCGCAGGCCGTCGTGGAGGGCGTGGGCGACCACGGCTGCGAATACATGACGGGCGGCGCGGTGGTGGTGCTGGGCCCCACCGGGCGCAACTTCGCGGCCGGCATGAGCGGCGGCATCGCCTACGTGCTCGACCGCGAGCAGTCCTTCCGGCAGCGCTGCAACCTGGAGATGGTGGAGCTGGAGTCCCTGGTGGACGAGTCCGAAATCTGGCTCGTGCACGGCATGGTGGAGCGGCACCTGCACCACACCGGCAGCGGGCTGGCGCGGCGGGTGCTGGACAACTGGGAGCTGATGGTGCCGCGCTTCGTGAAGGTGATGCCCACGGACTACAAGCGGGTCCTCCAGGCACGACGCGCGGCGCGCAGACCACCGGAGTCCACATCCGCGGCGCTGCCCCAGTCCGCGGCGGGGAGGGCCTGA
- a CDS encoding glutamate synthase subunit beta, which produces MGKPTGFIEWERVHADKRDKADRLGDWREFALPLAPDEAKRQAGRCMDCGVPFCHQGCPLGNLIPDFNEAVYRGRWREAYDLLSRTNGFPEMTGRLCPAPCEAACVLAIDRDPVTIEQMEKEIVERAFKEGWVKPRPPARRTGKTVGVVGSGPAGLAAAAQLNAAGHTVTVYERDARAGGLLRYGIPDFKLEKSVVDRRLALMEAEGITFVTGVDVGGALSYRELRAKHDALVLALGARRPRELEVPGRELSGVVQAMEYLEHQNRLVSGHGQKDSRLDAAGRHVVVLGGGDTGSDCLGTALRQGAASVRQVELLPAPPAVRAEGNPWPRWPVIFRTSTSQEEGGERRFALMTKRLTGSDGRLQTLQAVEIEFQPEPGALPRLIERPGTEVTFETDLLVLAMGFTGPEAGNLSEELGVKLSPRGTVQVDARFATSADGVFCAGDASRGASLIVWALSDGREAAKACDAYLSGGRSALPTRGADCAF; this is translated from the coding sequence ATGGGTAAGCCAACGGGATTCATCGAGTGGGAGCGCGTCCACGCAGACAAGCGGGACAAGGCGGACCGGCTGGGCGACTGGCGCGAGTTCGCGCTGCCGCTGGCCCCCGACGAGGCCAAACGGCAGGCCGGCCGCTGCATGGACTGTGGCGTCCCCTTCTGTCACCAGGGCTGTCCCCTGGGGAACCTCATCCCCGACTTCAACGAGGCCGTGTACCGCGGGCGCTGGCGCGAGGCGTATGACCTGCTCAGCCGCACCAATGGCTTCCCGGAGATGACGGGCCGGCTGTGCCCGGCGCCGTGCGAGGCCGCGTGTGTGCTCGCCATCGACCGGGACCCGGTCACCATCGAGCAGATGGAGAAGGAAATCGTCGAACGGGCCTTCAAGGAGGGCTGGGTGAAGCCCCGGCCTCCGGCACGCCGCACCGGGAAGACGGTGGGCGTGGTGGGCTCCGGGCCCGCGGGACTGGCGGCGGCGGCGCAGCTCAACGCGGCCGGACACACCGTCACCGTGTACGAGCGGGACGCCCGGGCCGGCGGCCTGCTGCGCTATGGCATCCCCGACTTCAAGCTGGAGAAGTCCGTGGTGGACCGGCGCCTGGCGCTGATGGAGGCCGAGGGCATCACCTTCGTCACCGGCGTGGACGTGGGCGGTGCCCTGAGCTACCGCGAGCTGCGCGCGAAGCATGACGCCCTGGTGCTGGCCCTGGGCGCGCGCCGTCCGCGCGAGCTGGAGGTCCCCGGACGCGAGCTGTCCGGTGTCGTCCAGGCCATGGAGTACCTGGAGCACCAGAACCGGCTCGTCTCGGGCCATGGCCAGAAGGATTCCCGCCTGGACGCGGCCGGCCGGCACGTCGTGGTGCTGGGCGGCGGCGACACCGGCTCGGACTGCCTGGGTACCGCGCTGCGTCAGGGTGCGGCGAGCGTGCGGCAGGTGGAGCTCCTCCCCGCCCCGCCCGCGGTGCGCGCGGAGGGCAACCCCTGGCCGAGGTGGCCCGTCATCTTCCGCACCTCCACCAGCCAGGAGGAAGGCGGCGAGCGCCGCTTCGCGCTGATGACGAAGCGGCTGACGGGCAGCGACGGACGGCTCCAGACGCTGCAGGCCGTGGAAATCGAGTTCCAGCCCGAACCTGGCGCCCTGCCCCGCCTCATTGAACGTCCCGGCACCGAGGTGACGTTCGAAACGGACCTGCTGGTGCTGGCCATGGGCTTCACGGGGCCCGAGGCGGGCAACCTCTCCGAGGAGCTGGGGGTGAAGCTGTCCCCCCGCGGCACGGTGCAGGTGGACGCCCGCTTCGCCACGTCCGCGGACGGGGTGTTCTGCGCTGGGGACGCGAGCCGGGGCGCCAGCCTCATCGTCTGGGCCCTGTCGGACGGCCGTGAAGCCGCCAAGGCCTGCGATGCGTATCTTTCTGGGGGGCGCTCCGCGCTGCCCACCCGGGGCGCGGACTGCGCCTTCTGA
- the rnk gene encoding nucleoside diphosphate kinase regulator: MRSEQTLIVTEADLERLRQVVDHNGGGRTAEFAEMLDAELTRARVVASEEVPPDVVTMNSKVVFEDEQTGERREVTLVYPRDASSDDGRISVLAPIGSALIGLTVGQTITWPLPGGRSKRLRIVAVPYQPEASGHYNL; encoded by the coding sequence ATGCGAAGCGAACAGACCCTCATCGTGACCGAAGCCGACCTGGAGCGCCTGCGCCAGGTGGTGGACCACAACGGAGGCGGCCGTACGGCCGAGTTCGCGGAAATGCTCGACGCGGAGCTGACCCGGGCTCGCGTCGTCGCGTCGGAAGAGGTGCCGCCCGACGTCGTGACGATGAACAGCAAGGTCGTCTTCGAGGACGAACAGACGGGAGAGCGCCGGGAGGTCACCCTTGTCTACCCGCGCGACGCCAGCAGCGACGACGGCCGCATCTCCGTCCTGGCCCCCATCGGCAGCGCGCTCATCGGCCTGACCGTGGGGCAGACCATCACCTGGCCCCTGCCGGGCGGACGCTCCAAGCGGCTGCGCATCGTCGCGGTGCCCTACCAGCCCGAGGCCTCGGGCCACTACAACCTCTGA
- a CDS encoding ParA family protein, translating into MAFIAFSTIKGGVGKTTLCSHVAAALADAGRQVLLLDLDPQAHASLVLGLESREGPCVGDALGPRPKHTLAQVVVASPKRPGLFIAPAAPRMAAQERELFQWGHRLQAIPRALKTLGWTPDIILADTPPSIGAYTEAVLASADLVVAPVPTGAFALQGLGEIETAWRDVREQGGELVAVVNLWDRRTTATNEAMEGALSESTVPVLRARIPRSESINQAGLGYEVVFDTSPQAAGVEELRALAQELAKRVGLR; encoded by the coding sequence ATGGCGTTCATCGCGTTCTCCACCATCAAGGGCGGCGTCGGCAAGACGACGCTCTGCTCGCATGTGGCGGCGGCCCTCGCGGATGCCGGCCGCCAGGTGCTGCTGCTGGACCTGGACCCTCAGGCCCATGCATCGCTGGTGCTGGGACTGGAGAGCCGGGAAGGCCCGTGTGTGGGGGATGCGCTCGGGCCCCGTCCCAAGCACACGCTGGCGCAAGTGGTGGTGGCTTCACCGAAGCGGCCCGGCTTGTTCATCGCCCCCGCCGCGCCGCGCATGGCCGCGCAGGAGCGCGAACTGTTCCAGTGGGGCCACCGCCTCCAGGCGATTCCGCGCGCGCTCAAGACGCTGGGGTGGACGCCGGACATCATCCTCGCGGACACCCCGCCCAGCATCGGGGCCTACACCGAGGCCGTGCTCGCCTCCGCGGACCTGGTCGTGGCCCCCGTGCCCACCGGCGCCTTCGCGCTCCAGGGCCTGGGGGAAATCGAGACCGCCTGGCGTGACGTTCGCGAGCAGGGCGGTGAGCTGGTCGCGGTGGTGAATCTGTGGGATCGCCGCACCACCGCCACCAACGAGGCCATGGAGGGCGCGTTGAGCGAGTCCACGGTGCCCGTGCTGCGGGCGCGAATTCCACGCTCGGAGTCCATCAACCAGGCGGGGCTGGGCTACGAGGTGGTGTTCGACACGAGCCCGCAGGCGGCCGGCGTGGAGGAACTGCGGGCCCTGGCGCAGGAGTTGGCGAAGCGCGTGGGCCTGCGCTGA
- a CDS encoding c-type cytochrome: MKRFLWLSVFAVALVSNVASASEELAKAKSCMTCHSATARLVGPSFKEMAARYAKQEGVEDKLTQRVRKGSSGVWGAIPMPANAQVSEAEARALVKWILTQK, encoded by the coding sequence ATGAAGCGTTTTCTGTGGCTGTCTGTTTTCGCGGTGGCGTTGGTGTCCAACGTGGCCTCCGCGAGCGAGGAGCTCGCGAAGGCCAAGAGCTGCATGACGTGCCATTCCGCGACGGCGCGGCTGGTCGGTCCCTCGTTCAAGGAGATGGCCGCCCGCTATGCGAAGCAGGAGGGCGTGGAGGACAAGCTGACGCAGCGCGTGCGCAAGGGCAGCAGCGGCGTCTGGGGCGCCATTCCGATGCCGGCGAATGCCCAGGTGTCGGAGGCCGAGGCGCGCGCGCTGGTGAAGTGGATCCTGACGCAGAAGTAG
- a CDS encoding efflux RND transporter periplasmic adaptor subunit: MTEQTPGVDAAARGGRWPWVFAALLLVLLGLGVAPRLERSRALDRREAEARLPPLVATARVTRSEPKAELTLPGTVLPSQRASLHARINGFVGRIHVDLGDRVRAGQLLAELEAPELQAECHRARARLDETERNLELARASARRGQILAGEGNVSHEVAEEARARANSAEASLKSAKAEVERLDALYAYRRVVAPFDGVIVRRNVDRGALVTAGSGSGMTSLFELAQTHTLKVYVDVPQSLAHDIRPGLEARISTLDAPARALPGRVVRTAGVLDPGTRTLLTEVQLANAEALFAGAFVRVRLLIEREAPPMLIPASALAMRREGPTVLVVGEANAVQQRVVVLGRDLGAHVEVMDGLSAEDRVVLSPPDTLGDGRVVRVAEGRAAL; the protein is encoded by the coding sequence GTGACGGAGCAGACCCCTGGCGTGGATGCCGCGGCGCGAGGCGGGCGCTGGCCCTGGGTGTTCGCCGCCTTGCTCCTGGTGCTGCTGGGGCTCGGCGTGGCGCCACGGTTGGAGCGGTCGCGCGCGTTGGACCGGCGTGAAGCGGAAGCCCGTCTGCCGCCGCTCGTGGCCACTGCGCGCGTGACGCGGTCCGAGCCGAAGGCGGAGCTCACGTTGCCAGGGACGGTCCTCCCCAGTCAGCGCGCGTCGCTGCACGCCCGCATCAATGGCTTCGTGGGCCGCATCCACGTCGACCTGGGCGACCGGGTCCGCGCGGGCCAGTTGCTGGCGGAGCTTGAAGCGCCCGAGCTCCAGGCGGAGTGTCACCGGGCCCGGGCGCGCCTGGATGAGACGGAGCGGAACCTGGAGCTCGCTCGCGCGTCCGCGCGGCGCGGGCAGATTCTCGCGGGAGAGGGCAACGTCAGCCACGAGGTGGCGGAAGAGGCGCGGGCGCGGGCCAACTCCGCGGAGGCCTCGCTGAAGAGCGCGAAGGCGGAGGTGGAGCGCCTCGATGCGTTGTACGCGTATCGCCGCGTGGTGGCGCCGTTCGATGGTGTCATCGTGCGCCGCAACGTGGACCGGGGAGCGCTGGTCACCGCGGGCAGTGGCAGCGGTATGACGAGCCTGTTCGAACTCGCGCAGACGCACACGCTGAAGGTCTACGTGGATGTGCCGCAGTCCCTCGCCCATGACATCCGGCCGGGGCTCGAGGCGCGGATCTCCACGCTGGATGCGCCCGCGCGGGCGCTGCCAGGACGCGTGGTGCGGACCGCGGGGGTGTTGGACCCAGGGACCCGCACGCTCCTGACGGAGGTGCAGCTCGCCAACGCAGAGGCGCTGTTCGCAGGGGCATTCGTGCGCGTCCGGTTGCTCATCGAGCGCGAGGCTCCGCCCATGCTCATCCCCGCCAGCGCGCTGGCCATGCGGAGGGAGGGGCCCACGGTCCTCGTGGTGGGGGAGGCGAATGCCGTCCAGCAGCGCGTGGTCGTGCTGGGGCGTGACCTGGGCGCTCATGTCGAGGTGATGGACGGATTGTCCGCCGAGGACCGGGTGGTGCTGAGCCCACCGGACACCCTGGGCGATGGGCGCGTGGTGCGCGTCGCGGAAGGGCGTGCCGCGCTCTAG